The region AATGTACATACAAGTTCTGGGAGCGGCGATGAATCTGATCCTGGACCCGATTTTCATTTACACATTGGACATGGGTGTGGCGGGCGCCGCATGGGCGACCGTGGTAGCATTCGGCATATCGATCGTCGCCGGACTCTACTGGTACCTTGTGAAGAAGGACATGTTCATCAAGTTCAGGCTGAATTATCTGAGGCCCAACGCCGTTTTGTTAAAAGAGATACTCTCCGTCGGTCTCCCTCAATCCCTTGAATTCTCCGTTATGAACATATTCAACGCAACGTTCAACTTCTGCATAATCATGGTCGGCACGACCGACGCAATGGCCATATATACCGTAGCATGGAGGATAGTGTATCTGCTGATGATACCCGCAATGGCCATGGGAGGCGCCATCGTATCGGCGTGTTCGGCGGAGTTCGGTATGAAGAGGTATGACATGATAAGGAAAGCATACGGCTTCTCGGTGAAAACATCGCTTGTCCTGCTGTCTGCGCTGTCGGCGATAATGGTTCTGCTGGCAGATCCCATCGCATCGGTCTTCACCCACTCTCCGGATATGCAGTATCTGCACGAAGACATGAAGGTGCTCCTGTACATATTTGCGATATTCGTTCCTTTCATGTCGCTCATATTCGTCGGGTCGTCCCTGCTGCAGGCGGTCAAGCGGTCGAAAATAGCTCTGGCATCGTCTTTCATAAGGAATATAGTTCTTGCGGCAGGGTTCATCATCGTCACTTACACAATCGGAACGCTCACGTCGCTGTGGTGGACGATGACCATCGTCGAGATATTCGGGGGCTTTTTGATGGGATATTGGGCATACATAGTACTGAGGGATGTGGCGAAAAGGGACGGCAGGCCTTGGAAGTCTGACACATAATGCCCAACACCTTTATTATCGTCATCAGCAATCGGCTTCTAGGTTCAAATGTCAAAGATATGTATCAATATCGCCTGGCCGTATGCGAACGGCCCCATACACCTCGGACACGTGGCGGGCTCTCTCCTGCCGCCCGATATATTCAGCAGATACAACCGTCTTAAGGGGAACGAGGTGCTGATGGTAGGGGGGTCCGATCAGCACGGAACGCCCATCACGGTCACCGCCGAGAAAGAAGGGTCCACGCCGGCCGTCGTGGCGGACAGATACCACCACATAAACAAGAAAGCGATAGAGGATCTGGGCATAGAATACTCGCTATTCAGCAAGACGCACGGAGCCAACCATATCGATGTTGTCCACTGGCTATTCACAGACCTTCTGAAAAAAGGATACCTGTACGAAGGGGAGACAAGCCAATATTACTGTTCTAAATGCATGAAATTCCTTCCCGACAGATATGTGGAAGGGACATGCCCCAGCTGCGGGGCGGAGGACGTCAGGAGCGACCAGTGTGATTCCTGCGGTAAGACCTTCGAACCGGGGGACCTTATCGGTGCCAGATGCATACACTGCGGCAACCAGCCTGAAGTAAGGCCATCGAACCATTTCTTCCTTAAACTGAGCGCGTTCAGCAGCCAGCTGATGAAATATGTCGGAGGAATGGATCACTGGAGGTCGAACGTCAACACCTTCACGATGAACTGGCTGGAAGAAGGGCTCAAGGACAGGGCGGTCACAAGGGACATGTCCTGGGGAGTGCCGGTGCCGGTACCCGGATGGGAAGATAAGGTGATCTATGTATGGTTCGAGGCCGTGATAGGATACCTCAGCGCGTCGGTGGAATACTCCAAGATCACAGGGCGGCCGGAATATTGGAAAGAATTCTGGAAGGATCCGGAAACAAAACATTACTATTTCATCGGGAAGGACAACATACCTTTCCATTCTATAATCTGGCCGGCCATACTTATGGGCGCGGGCGACCTGAATCTCCCGTACGACATACCCGCGAACGAATACTTGATGTTCAAGGGAGGCAAGCTTTCAAAGAGCCGCGGGGGCGCCATCGATATCCCCTCTGTGCTGTCAAAGTACGATGTGGACGCCGTGAGGTACTATCTTTCCGTCAACATGCCGGACACCCATGACGCGGATTTCACCTGGAGCGATTTCCAGACCAAGGTCAACAACGAGCTCGTGTCCGCCCTCGGCAACTATTACCACAGGTGTCTGAGCTTCACCCATAAGAATTTCGGAGAGATACCGGGAGCCGACACAAAAGAGGGCGCGAAAGAGGTCCTCGACGCCATATCGTCCACACTGAAAGAGTATGAGGAGTGCCTTTCGAAGTGCGACTTCAAAAAAGGCATCAGGGCGGTAATGGAGCTCGCAAGATTCGGCAACAGGTATTTCGACTCGGTGAAACCGTGGGCGCTGATAAAGACAGACAAGGAGAAATGCGGCAGGGAATTGAACAACAACCTCATGATAGCGAAGGCCCTGGCCGTGATGGCCTGGCCGTTCATGCCCGGTTCGTCCGAGAAGATATGGGGATACCTTGGGCTGGAAAAGAGCATAGAGGAAAGCGGAATGGACGCCGCCCTGTCCGAGCTTCCGGCCGGGAGGGCTCTTGCGGAGCCGGTACCCGTTTACAAGAAAGTGGAGATCGAGGACGCAGCGGAAGAGGAAGACGGCGGAAAGAAGGAAGCCGCGGACACAGGCCGGTATGCGGACTTCAGGAAACTGGATCTGCGCGTGGGCAGGATATTGAGCGCGGAAGATCACCCGGATGCGGAAAAGTTGTTCCTCATGAAGGTCGATATAGGCGAAAAGGAGCCGAGACAGATCGTCGCCGGCC is a window of Candidatus Methanoplasma cognatum DNA encoding:
- a CDS encoding MATE family efflux transporter, which translates into the protein MEASVTKGVEVMLGDPRKAIAAFSIPIAIALLAQQGNNLVDSFWVTGLGAEAMAALGLVFPVYAVIIGIGNGLGIGTSAAIARNIGMGRIKDASGIAVQSLILCVIVAMIATPILILTAEPVLMAIGAGPTIEASMDFAVPLYLSTVLILLSGVMSGILRGEGAVRRSMYIQVLGAAMNLILDPIFIYTLDMGVAGAAWATVVAFGISIVAGLYWYLVKKDMFIKFRLNYLRPNAVLLKEILSVGLPQSLEFSVMNIFNATFNFCIIMVGTTDAMAIYTVAWRIVYLLMIPAMAMGGAIVSACSAEFGMKRYDMIRKAYGFSVKTSLVLLSALSAIMVLLADPIASVFTHSPDMQYLHEDMKVLLYIFAIFVPFMSLIFVGSSLLQAVKRSKIALASSFIRNIVLAAGFIIVTYTIGTLTSLWWTMTIVEIFGGFLMGYWAYIVLRDVAKRDGRPWKSDT
- the metG gene encoding methionine--tRNA ligase is translated as MSKICINIAWPYANGPIHLGHVAGSLLPPDIFSRYNRLKGNEVLMVGGSDQHGTPITVTAEKEGSTPAVVADRYHHINKKAIEDLGIEYSLFSKTHGANHIDVVHWLFTDLLKKGYLYEGETSQYYCSKCMKFLPDRYVEGTCPSCGAEDVRSDQCDSCGKTFEPGDLIGARCIHCGNQPEVRPSNHFFLKLSAFSSQLMKYVGGMDHWRSNVNTFTMNWLEEGLKDRAVTRDMSWGVPVPVPGWEDKVIYVWFEAVIGYLSASVEYSKITGRPEYWKEFWKDPETKHYYFIGKDNIPFHSIIWPAILMGAGDLNLPYDIPANEYLMFKGGKLSKSRGGAIDIPSVLSKYDVDAVRYYLSVNMPDTHDADFTWSDFQTKVNNELVSALGNYYHRCLSFTHKNFGEIPGADTKEGAKEVLDAISSTLKEYEECLSKCDFKKGIRAVMELARFGNRYFDSVKPWALIKTDKEKCGRELNNNLMIAKALAVMAWPFMPGSSEKIWGYLGLEKSIEESGMDAALSELPAGRALAEPVPVYKKVEIEDAAEEEDGGKKEAADTGRYADFRKLDLRVGRILSAEDHPDAEKLFLMKVDIGEKEPRQIVAGLRAYYSKEQLTGRNVILVSNLKPAKLRGFMSEGMLLAADDESLGGTSVLLVTPSKDVPPGTKMNSGLDNSSSMIEYKDFQKVRMIVSRVSGGKASCNSMAVDLPAGAPERVALVIDGENIVGLSDGSGCTATVDSEITDGAGIR